The proteins below come from a single Hordeum vulgare subsp. vulgare unplaced genomic scaffold, MorexV3_pseudomolecules_assembly, whole genome shotgun sequence genomic window:
- the LOC123423331 gene encoding DNA-directed RNA polymerase subunit beta, whose product MLRNGNEGMSTIPGFSQIQFEGFFRFINQALAEELDKFPTIKDPDHEIAFQLFAKGYQLLEPSIKERDAVYESLTYSSELYVSARLIFGFDVQKQTISIGNIPIMNSLGTFIINGIYRIVINQILLSPGIYYRSELDHKGISIYTGTIISDWGGRSELAIDKKERIWARVSRKQKISILVLSSAMGSNLREILDNVSYPEIFLSFPNAKEKKRIESKEKAILEFYQQFACVGGDLVFSESLCEELQKKFFQQKCELGRIGRRNMNRRLNLDIPQNNTFLLPRDVLAATDHLIGMKFGTGILDDDDMNHLKNKRIRSVADLLQDQFGLALGRLQHAVQKTIRRVFIRQSKPTPQTLVTPTSTSILLITTYETFFGTYPLSQVFDQTNPLTQTVHGRKVSCLGPGGLTGRTASFRSRDIHPSHYGRICPIDTSEGINVGLTGSLAIHARIDHLWGSIESPFYEISAEKAKEKKERQVVYLSPNRDEYYMIAAGNSLSLNQGIQEEQVVPARYRQEFLTIAWEQIHVRSIFPFQYFSIGGSLIPFIEHNDANRALMSSNMQRQAVPLSRSEKCIVGTGLERQTALDSRVSVIAEREGKIISTDSHKILLSSSGKTISIPLVNHRRSNKNTCMHQKPRVPRGKSIKKGQILAEGAATVGGELALGKNVLVAYMPWEGYNFEDAVLISERLVYEDIYTSFHIRKYEIQTDTTSQGSAEKITKEIPHLEEHLLRNLDKNGVVRLGSWVETGDILVGKLTPQIASESSYIAEAGLLRAIFGLEVSTSKETSLKLPIGGRGRVIDVKWIQRDPLDIMVRVYILQKREIKVGDKVAGRHGNKGIISKILPRQDMPYLQDGTPVDMVFNPLGVPSRMNVGQIFESSLGLAGDLLKKHYRIAPFDERYEQEASRKLVFSELYEASKETKNPWVFEPEYPGKSRIFDGRTGDPFEQPVLIGKSYILKLIHQVDEKIHGRSTGPYSLVTQQPVRGRAKQGGQRVGEMEVWALEGFGVAHILQEILTYKSDHLIARQEILNATIWGKRIPNHEDPPESFRVLVRELRSLALELNHFLVSEKNFQVNREEV is encoded by the coding sequence ATGCTCCGGAATGGAAACGAGGGAATGTCCACAATACCCGGATTTAGTCAGATCCAATTCGAGGGATTTTTTAGGTTCATTAATCAAGCCTTGGCAGAAGAACTTGACAAGTTTCCAACAATTAAAGATCCAGATCACGAAATTGCATTTCAATTATTTGCGAAAGGATATCAATTGCTAGAACCCTCGATAAAAGAAAGAGATGCTGTGTATGAATCACTCACCTATTCTTCCGAATTATATGTATCTGCGAGATTAATTTTTGGTTTCGATGTGCAAAAGCAAACCATTTCTATCGGAAACATTCCTATAATGAATTCCTTAGGAACCTTTATTATAAATGGAATATACCGAATTGTGATCAATCAAATATTGCTAAGTCCTGGTATTTACTACCGCTCGGAATTAGATCATAAGGGAATTTCTATCTACACCGGGACTATAATATCAGATTGGGGAGGGAGATCGGAAttagcaattgataaaaaagAAAGGATATGGGCTCGCGTgagtagaaaacaaaagataTCTATTCTAGTTCTATCATCAGCTATGGGTTCGAATCTAAGAGAAATTCTAGATAATGTTTCCTACCCTGAAATTTTCTTGTCTTTCCCGaatgctaaggagaagaagaggattgAGTCAAAAGAAAAAGCTATTTTGGAGTTTTATCAACAATTTGCTTGTGTAGGTGGGGACCTGGTATTTTCGGAGTCCTTATGCGAGGAATTACAAAAGAAATTTTTTCAACAAAAATGTGAATTAGGAAGGATTGGTCGACGAAATATGAATCGGAGACTTAATCTTGATATACCTCAGAACAATACATTCTTGTTACCACGAGATGTATTGGCCGCTACGGATCATTTGATTGGAATGAAATTTGGAACGGGTATACTTGACGATGACGATATGAATCACTTGAAAAATAAACGTATTCGTTCGGTTGCGGATCTGTTACAAGATCAATTCGGATTGGCTCTTGGTCGTTTACAACATGCAGTTCAAAAAACTATTCGTAGAGTATTCATACGTCAATCGAAACCGACTCCCCAAACTTTGGTAACTCCAACTTCAACTTCAATTTTATTAATAACTACTTATGAGACCTTTTTTGGCACATACCCATTATCTCAAGTTTTTGATCAAACGAATCCATTGACACAAACTGTTCATGGGCGAAAAGTGAGTTGTTTAGGTCCTGGAGGGTTGACGGGGAGAACCGCAAGTTTTCGGAGCCGAGATATTCATCCGAGTCACTATGGGCGTATTTGTCCAATTGACACGTCTGAAGGAATCAATGTTGGACTTACTGGATCCTTAGCAATTCATGCGAGAATTGATCACTTGTGGGGATCTATAGAGAGTCCGTTTTATGAAATATCTGctgagaaagcaaaagaaaaaaaagagagacagGTGGTTTATCTATCACCAAATAGAGATGAGTATTATATGATAGCAGCAGGAAATTCTTTGTCCTTGAATCAAGGTATTCAGGAAGAACAGGTTGTTCCAGCTAGATACCGCCAAGAATTCTTGACTATTGCATGGGAACAGATTCATGTTAGAAGTATTTTTCCTTTCCAATATTTTTCTATTGGGGGTTCTCTCATTCCTTTTATTGAGCACAATGATGCGAATCGGGCTTTAATGAGTTCTAATATGCAGCGCCAAGCAGTTCCACTTTCTCGGTCCGAGAAATGCATTGTTGGAACTGGATTGGAACGCCAAACAGCTCTAGATTCGAGGGTTTCCGTTATAGCCGAACGCGAGGGAAAGATCATTTCTACTGATAGTCATAAGATACTTTTATCAAGTAGTGGGAAGACTATAAGTATTCCTTTAGTTAACCACCGTCGCTCTAACAAAAATACTTGTATGCACCAAAAACCTCGGGTTCCACGGGGTAAATCCATTAAAAAAGGACAAATTTTAGCAGAAGGAGCTGCTACAGTTGGGGGGGAACTTGCTTTAGGAAAAAACGTATTAGTAGCTTATATGCCATGGGAAGGTTACAATTTTGAAGACGCAGTACTAATTAGCGAACGTTTGGTATATGAGGATATTTATACCTCTTTTCACATCCGGAAATATGAAATTCAGACGGATACGACAAGCCAGGGCTCCGCTGAAAAAATCACTAAAGAAATACCACATCTAGAAGAACATTTACTCCGCAATTTGGACAAAAATGGAGTTGTTAGGTTGGGATCCTGGGTAGAAACTGGTGATATTTTAGTAGGTAAATTAACGCCTCAGATAGCGAGCGAATCATCATATATCGCAGAAGCTGGATTATTACGGGCCATATTCGGCCTTGAGGTTTCCACTTCAAAAGAAACTTCTCTGAAATTACCTATAGGTGGAAGAGGGCGCGTTATCGATGTGAAATGGATCCAAAGGGACCCCCTCGACATAATGGTTCGTGTATATATTTTACAGAAACGTGAAATCAAAGTTGGGGATAAAGTAGCCGGAAGACATGGGAATAAAGGGATCATTTCCAAAATTTTGCCTAGGCAAGATATGCCCTATTTGCAAGATGGAACACCCGTTGATATGGTCTTCAATCCCTTAGGAGTACCCTCCCGAATGAATGTGGGACAAATATTTGAAAGCTCGCTCGGATTAGCGGGGGATCTGCTAAAGAAACATTATAGAATAGCACCCTTTGATGAGAGATATGAGCAAGAGGCTTCAAGAAAACTTGTGTTTTCAGAATTATATGAAGCCagtaaagaaacaaaaaatcCATGGGTATTTGAACCCGAGTACCCGGGAAAAAGCAGAATATTTGATGGAAGAACAGGCGACCCCTTTGAGCAACCTGTTCTAATAGGGAAGTCCTATATCTTAAAATTAATTCATCAAGTTGATGAGAAAATTCATGGGCGTTCTACTGGGCCCTACTCACTTGTTACACAACAACCGGTTAGAGGAAGAGCCAAGCAAGGGGGACAACGAGTAGGAGAAATGGAAGTTTGGGCTTTAGAAGGATTTGGTGTTGCTCATATTTTACAAGAGATACTTACTTATAAATCTGACCATCTTATAGCTCGCCAAGAAATACTTAATGCTACGATCTGGGGAAAAAGAATACCTAATCATGAGGATCCTCCAGAATCTTTTCGAGTGCTCGTTCGAGAACTACGATCTTTGGCTCTAGAACTGAATCATTTCCTTGTATCTGAAAAGAACTTCCAGGTTAATAGGGAGGAAGTTTGA